The following are encoded in a window of Leptolyngbya sp. FACHB-261 genomic DNA:
- a CDS encoding DUF5996 family protein, giving the protein MMSNQPTLPSTDIWPSLPLDAWQETYTTLHMWTQIIGKIRFVQTPWINHSWHIPLYLTVRGLTTSTIPYGSRIFQIDFDFIDHELLIQTSEGARRAIALYPRSVADFYQTVMETLRELDLHITINTKPNEVPDPIRFEQDETHAAYDADYANRCWRVLLQSDRVFREFRSHFSGKVSPVHFFWGSFDLVVTRFSGRSAPEHPGGVPNLPDAVAQEAYSQEVSSAGFWPGAGLSYPAFYSYAYPEPDGFKQAEVRPDAAFYSKELGEFILPYDAVREAESPDQMLLEFLQSTYEAAARLGSWNQKELQQLTFKSQLHS; this is encoded by the coding sequence ATGATGTCAAATCAGCCTACTCTGCCCTCAACGGATATTTGGCCGAGTTTACCCCTGGACGCATGGCAAGAGACCTATACCACCTTGCACATGTGGACGCAAATCATCGGCAAAATCCGATTTGTCCAAACTCCGTGGATTAATCATTCCTGGCATATTCCCCTATATTTAACCGTTCGGGGACTGACTACTTCCACGATTCCCTATGGAAGTCGCATCTTTCAAATCGACTTTGATTTCATTGATCATGAGCTGCTGATTCAAACAAGCGAAGGGGCAAGACGGGCGATCGCACTCTACCCTCGCTCTGTTGCTGATTTTTATCAAACTGTGATGGAAACTCTGAGAGAATTAGACCTTCACATCACAATTAACACCAAACCGAATGAAGTCCCTGACCCAATTCGATTTGAGCAGGATGAAACCCATGCTGCTTATGATGCGGATTATGCCAATCGATGCTGGCGAGTGCTGCTACAGTCCGATCGCGTCTTTCGAGAATTTCGTTCACATTTTTCCGGCAAGGTTAGTCCGGTTCATTTTTTCTGGGGGAGTTTTGATTTAGTAGTGACTCGCTTTTCGGGGCGATCGGCTCCTGAGCATCCGGGAGGGGTGCCAAATCTACCGGATGCAGTGGCGCAGGAAGCCTATTCCCAGGAAGTCAGTAGCGCCGGATTTTGGCCCGGAGCCGGATTATCGTACCCAGCGTTTTATTCCTATGCGTACCCAGAACCCGATGGGTTTAAGCAGGCTGAGGTTCGTCCTGATGCTGCATTTTACAGTAAAGAGTTGGGTGAATTTATTTTGCCCTATGACGCTGTCCGCGAGGCAGAATCACCGGATCAGATGTTGTTAGAGTTCTTGCAAAGCACCTACGAAGCTGCCGCCAGGTTAGGCAGCTGGAATCAAAAGGAACTTCAGCAGTTGACGTTTAAGTCGCAACTGCATTCCTAA
- a CDS encoding UBP-type zinc finger domain-containing protein: MSCQHLNELTLENMISKANYPVFRCEECLRVGDRWVHLRICQTCGKMLCCDSSNNQHARRHYEESGRAVISSAELGEQWLWCFADEQQKNY, from the coding sequence ATGTCTTGTCAACACCTGAACGAACTGACGCTAGAGAATATGATTTCAAAAGCCAATTACCCAGTATTCCGCTGTGAGGAATGCCTGCGAGTTGGCGATCGCTGGGTACATTTAAGAATTTGTCAGACCTGCGGCAAAATGTTGTGCTGCGACTCATCTAACAATCAGCACGCACGCCGTCATTATGAAGAAAGCGGACGCGCGGTGATTAGTTCAGCCGAATTGGGAGAACAATGGCTGTGGTGTTTTGCCGATGAACAACAGAAGAACTATTGA
- a CDS encoding alpha/beta fold hydrolase: MNLSDANYVASVLQDIEGSIVLVGHSYGGAVVTNAVKDNENVKALVYIAAFAPDAGETAVELSGRYPGSTLGPTLAPPVDLPDGGKDLYIQQLGAPQTQGTSAQCQQG; the protein is encoded by the coding sequence ATGAACCTAAGCGATGCCAATTATGTCGCCAGCGTTCTCCAGGATATTGAAGGTTCCATTGTGCTCGTAGGTCACTCCTACGGGGGTGCAGTGGTTACGAATGCGGTCAAGGACAACGAAAACGTGAAGGCGTTGGTTTACATTGCGGCTTTTGCTCCTGATGCGGGCGAAACCGCTGTTGAACTCTCAGGACGTTATCCAGGCAGCACACTTGGTCCGACCCTCGCGCCCCCCGTTGACCTGCCGGATGGTGGCAAAGACCTCTACATCCAACAGCTAGGAGCACCACAAACTCAAGGGACATCAGCTCAGTGTCAACAGGGCTAG
- a CDS encoding WD40 repeat domain-containing protein, with translation MVTASHDVTARLWDRSGKQLAELKGHWNEVNSASFSPDGQAIITASHDVTARVWPFNSFDKLLGQGCKRIEGHLSPNPKELVTLEVCKKQTN, from the coding sequence ATTGTCACCGCTTCTCATGACGTCACTGCCCGCCTCTGGGACCGCTCTGGCAAGCAACTCGCTGAGCTTAAGGGGCATTGGAACGAGGTCAACAGTGCCAGCTTCAGTCCTGATGGCCAGGCTATCATCACCGCTTCTCATGACGTCACCGCCCGGGTGTGGCCTTTTAACAGCTTCGATAAACTGCTAGGGCAAGGCTGCAAACGGATTGAAGGTCACTTGAGTCCCAATCCCAAAGAGTTAGTAACACTAGAAGTTTGCAAAAAGCAGACTAATTGA